Part of the Chanos chanos chromosome 5, fChaCha1.1, whole genome shotgun sequence genome, cacagtaaacataaAGTCAATGTAATAATGATTGCATAATGCCCATACTCTTAGAAACTATAAACGACAgtattgtgttttcctcaccatcCAAAGCTGCTCTGTTGCATCAATGTCACCGTAGTTCAAGAGTAAGAAGGAGACATCACCGCTGGACACCAACACCACTTGGAAGGTTGCGGCCTGGTAGCACATGAAAATGTGGACTTAACAGGAATTCATTCCagtgaatgatttaatgtaGGTCTTTCTTTCAGGGATACTTACCCCTGCGCCCGAGTAGTATGACACTTGGTTCCATGTGGCAATGAAAACCCAGGATGCAGCAAAGGAAACATCAGGGAAATACTGATTAATCTGACTGGTGACTTGGTTCAGAGTGGCACTGTCTGTGGCCTGTCGGTAGGAAACAGTCCCCTGGATTCCATTGTTCAGGTCGGTCCACAGTGGGAAGATGATGTCTCTTCCAGAGCCTGAATAGGGGCTGTACTCAGAGAAGGGCTCAGTGAAGGTCAAGTGTCCATTATTATTGACCTGAATGGgaatacatgtgcatacattgagaaacatgaataaaatgtctcgAGAGGAGCTTTAAAACTGCGgagaaatgaatgtacagttagTAAAAGTATCAATGTACGGTTATTTCCAGGAAACATTGCAGCATTCTCATCACCACAGCATGTGCACAAGCATAGATCCAGCCATTTAACACATCGTGTTAAGCAACAAACTACTTAAGATAGGGACAGGAAATTCAGAGTGCATCCCTGCTTTtaccaaagaaatgtaatggCATTATTTGATAGAGCTTTGCAACATTGTACTCACATAGATCTGATTGTAAGTGCGTCCAAAGTAGTTGAAAGGCTGCTGCAAGATGATCTCCTCAGAGCTTCCATCATCAGATACAGGAGTTTGCAGGTCTCCATCCCCAAATGGAAACAGGACAGCTGGAGCAGGATCTGTACAGGTAAAGGTTAAGAAGTTACATTgccttatttcctttttaaatataacttatTCTGGATATGCTTAAACAGTTGACAAGACTATATCGATTAgcgtttttcatgtgtttccacatgagagcagaaaaaattcCTTACGGTTGACGCGGAAAGCCCAGCGACCCATAACTTCGACATTGGAGCCTGATGAGAGGTCTGACGCGCCGGGTGCAGGAAttgtgagagaagaggaagagtcct contains:
- the LOC115812527 gene encoding sushi, nidogen and EGF-like domain-containing protein 1, coding for MGRWAFRVNHPAPAVLFPFGDGDLQTPVSDDGSSEEIILQQPFNYFGRTYNQIYVNNNGHLTFTEPFSEYSPYSGSGRDIIFPLWTDLNNGIQGTVSYRQATDSATLNQVTSQINQYFPDVSFAASWVFIATWNQVSYYSGAGAATFQVVLVSSGDVSFLLLNYGDIDATEQLWMVRKTQYCRL